In Saccharolobus solfataricus, a genomic segment contains:
- a CDS encoding ATP-binding cassette domain-containing protein yields the protein MFFNNLAIYVKGLVKIYNDKVKALNGIDLEVEWGSAFALLGPNGAGKTTLIRILTTQIPSSGGSAYVGGYSVTDEADKVRKIIGYVPQEISVWTDLTAYDNLLIYSKIYGIPSSERKEKIEYILDRLGLYEVRKDLVKTFSGGMIRRLEIACALLTMPKILFLDEPTIGLDPVARKTVWEELRKFKEEHEMTIFFTTHYMDEADIYSDRIALIDNGKVVKTGTSEELKRSIGNVIISFEVEGVNLEILNKIKSISDVEDVIIKNNQVSVVVKDIDTVLPNLIDFIRGNGVKYRRIEVREITLDDVFIKYVGSSIEVRGRTSEVRQVRSRIGGG from the coding sequence GTGTTTTTTAACAACCTAGCCATTTACGTAAAAGGTCTAGTTAAAATATATAATGATAAAGTAAAGGCCCTTAATGGTATTGACTTAGAAGTTGAGTGGGGTAGTGCCTTTGCCCTTCTAGGTCCTAATGGAGCCGGAAAGACTACCTTAATTAGAATATTAACAACTCAAATACCATCCAGTGGCGGTTCAGCTTATGTCGGGGGCTATAGTGTAACTGATGAGGCAGACAAGGTTAGAAAAATAATAGGATATGTCCCTCAAGAGATAAGTGTTTGGACTGACCTCACAGCATATGACAATTTGCTAATCTACAGTAAAATTTACGGTATACCATCTTCTGAAAGGAAAGAGAAAATAGAATACATCCTAGATAGGTTAGGCTTATATGAGGTCAGAAAAGATTTAGTAAAGACCTTTTCTGGAGGGATGATAAGGAGATTAGAAATAGCTTGTGCTCTTTTAACTATGCCCAAGATCTTATTTTTAGACGAGCCGACGATAGGATTAGATCCTGTTGCTAGGAAAACCGTATGGGAAGAGTTGAGAAAGTTTAAGGAGGAACATGAAATGACTATATTTTTTACCACACATTATATGGATGAGGCTGATATATACTCTGATAGGATAGCACTGATTGATAACGGCAAAGTAGTTAAGACCGGAACTTCTGAGGAGCTTAAGAGGAGTATTGGTAATGTGATAATCTCTTTCGAAGTTGAAGGAGTAAATTTAGAAATTTTAAACAAAATAAAGTCCATATCTGACGTTGAAGATGTTATAATTAAAAATAACCAAGTTAGTGTTGTAGTTAAGGATATTGACACTGTTTTACCAAATCTCATAGATTTCATTAGGGGCAATGGTGTAAAGTATAGAAGGATAGAGGTAAGAGAAATAACTCTGGATGACGTATTCATAAAGTACGTGGGGAGTAGCATAGAAGTAAGGGGAAGAACTAGTGAGGTGAGACAAGTAAGAAGTAGGATTGGAGGTGGATAA
- a CDS encoding ZIP family metal transporter: protein MNYFPILLGLIAGGTVAIGAIIISKGKFSKTTIGYLGAFTGGILSYLALDTGSGAEEIVTNFLSAKDYPDFTIALILTSIGLLGTWLLLSLLEKSPSGEGLPVVVASALGFHNIGEGFAIAAALLSGSVPLAWAFTIGFAVHNATEGFAISSPAMMSKRTMGLKFLIPLSLLAGLPTTLGASIYYLGISNEIFLAFLNVVASASLVFVMIRININAASLLGGFKARFWTWLFIGIATTYGLEVLLDILGGTTF, encoded by the coding sequence ATGAATTACTTCCCGATCCTTTTAGGTCTAATAGCGGGAGGTACGGTAGCTATAGGTGCAATAATAATATCCAAAGGGAAATTCAGCAAAACAACAATTGGATATCTGGGAGCATTTACTGGAGGAATACTCTCGTATTTAGCATTAGATACTGGTTCGGGAGCTGAAGAAATAGTTACAAATTTCTTATCAGCTAAAGATTACCCAGATTTCACCATTGCCCTTATCTTAACTTCAATAGGGCTATTAGGGACATGGTTACTTTTAAGTCTCCTCGAAAAAAGCCCAAGTGGGGAAGGGTTACCAGTTGTTGTGGCGAGCGCTCTAGGATTTCATAATATAGGGGAGGGATTTGCTATAGCCGCTGCATTATTGTCTGGATCAGTTCCTTTAGCTTGGGCTTTTACAATAGGCTTTGCAGTCCATAACGCGACAGAGGGATTTGCCATATCGTCACCAGCAATGATGTCCAAAAGAACCATGGGATTAAAGTTTCTGATACCATTATCCCTACTAGCTGGTCTACCTACTACCCTTGGGGCTTCAATATATTATCTTGGAATTTCAAACGAGATATTCCTAGCATTTCTTAACGTAGTTGCTTCAGCTTCCCTAGTATTCGTTATGATAAGAATTAACATAAATGCCGCATCATTACTAGGTGGATTTAAGGCCAGGTTCTGGACTTGGCTATTTATTGGCATAGCTACTACTTACGGACTTGAAGTCTTGCTGGATATATTAGGAGGAACGACTTTCTAA
- a CDS encoding AbrB/MazE/SpoVT family DNA-binding domain-containing protein: MKTKVRVGKKLTIHIPKGIAEELNIREGDILGVFSCSHLIRYHIVKLN, translated from the coding sequence ATGAAGACTAAAGTACGTGTTGGCAAAAAATTAACAATTCATATCCCTAAAGGTATTGCAGAGGAACTTAACATAAGAGAAGGGGATATATTGGGAGTGTTCTCATGCAGTCATCTTATTCGATATCATATAGTAAAATTAAATTAG
- the glcT gene encoding glucose ABC transporter permease GlcT, whose translation MRKGAILMSIPGFIFAAFLIYLLVLNVYFSLLNWSLFNLHPTFAGLGTYQTLFSEYFFSLAVTHTVVYTIAAVAIGNILGILGAGILYFLKSNVRRAIYLSVFLYPLAVPSSTYAITWQWLFNPQTGINLVLRIFHFPNIIWLTTQPTIYAGMIIIETWAYTGLAVLFFLASFMSVDKSIIEAAKIDGANNFYLLFRIILPNSMNGLIVSTALLFLFSFRIFTVPFTIGGPTNPNMMSLVEYIYILFSTEYFSLSSALSSLVALIAAIVIIPYAILGLKRWVFRR comes from the coding sequence ATGAGGAAGGGAGCTATCCTAATGTCTATACCGGGATTCATATTTGCAGCTTTTTTGATATACTTATTGGTTCTAAATGTTTACTTTTCACTTTTGAATTGGTCATTATTTAATTTACACCCAACTTTTGCGGGTTTAGGCACGTATCAGACTTTATTTTCAGAATACTTTTTTAGTTTGGCGGTTACTCATACAGTTGTTTATACAATAGCCGCTGTTGCAATAGGTAATATACTGGGAATCCTGGGAGCTGGAATTTTATATTTTTTAAAGAGCAATGTGAGAAGAGCCATTTACCTATCTGTATTTTTGTATCCATTAGCTGTACCTTCTTCTACTTACGCGATAACTTGGCAGTGGTTATTTAATCCGCAAACTGGTATTAACTTAGTCTTGAGAATATTCCACTTCCCAAATATAATTTGGCTAACCACACAACCCACTATTTATGCAGGGATGATAATTATAGAAACATGGGCATATACTGGGTTAGCGGTGCTATTCTTCCTTGCTTCGTTTATGAGTGTTGATAAATCCATTATTGAGGCAGCTAAAATAGATGGTGCAAACAATTTTTATCTATTATTTAGAATCATATTACCAAACTCAATGAATGGTTTAATAGTATCTACAGCTCTTCTATTTCTATTCTCATTCAGAATATTTACTGTACCATTTACTATAGGAGGACCTACAAATCCAAATATGATGAGTCTAGTAGAATACATTTACATTTTGTTTAGTACTGAATACTTCTCCCTATCTTCAGCGTTGTCGTCTTTAGTGGCATTAATAGCGGCAATAGTAATTATTCCTTACGCTATACTCGGTTTAAAAAGGTGGGTATTTAGGAGGTGA
- the glcV gene encoding glucose ABC transporter ATP-binding protein GlcV: MTTIRVENLSKIFKKGKTEVKAVDNVSITIGSGMAFGVLGPSGHGKTTFLRLIAGLEEPTSGYIYFDNEVVSSPRRVVMSPEKRGIAMVFQNWALYPNMTVFDNIAFPLKLAKVPKDKIEKKVREVSEELGLSGVLNRYPKELSGGQMQRTAIARALVKDPKVLLLDEPFSNLDAQIRESARALVRKIQRERKLTTLIVSHDPADIFAIANKAGVIVHGKFAQIGSPTEIYEYPATDLIARLTGEINLLQAKVMENNATLGNLKIPLNNVELKGMNNIIIGIRPDDLTLSDTSLDKYIDAGIVKVKLVSYGAGIFKIVVSPITDENIDIIVDAEEPLETGIETHLLIKSGKVKIFDINGSNLLTGKTQIIK, encoded by the coding sequence ATGACCACAATTAGAGTAGAAAATTTATCCAAAATATTCAAAAAAGGTAAAACGGAAGTAAAAGCAGTTGATAATGTCTCAATAACAATAGGCTCAGGGATGGCTTTTGGTGTTTTGGGACCGAGCGGTCATGGAAAGACCACATTTTTAAGGTTGATAGCGGGATTAGAAGAACCTACCAGTGGATATATATATTTCGATAATGAGGTAGTATCATCACCACGTAGGGTTGTAATGAGTCCGGAGAAGAGAGGTATTGCGATGGTGTTTCAGAATTGGGCTTTATATCCCAACATGACTGTTTTCGATAATATCGCCTTTCCATTAAAGCTAGCCAAGGTACCTAAAGATAAGATAGAAAAGAAGGTTAGGGAAGTTTCTGAAGAATTAGGCTTATCAGGTGTTTTAAATAGATACCCTAAGGAACTTTCTGGAGGTCAAATGCAAAGAACAGCAATAGCTAGAGCGTTAGTAAAGGACCCTAAGGTTCTTCTATTAGACGAGCCATTCAGTAATCTGGATGCACAGATTAGGGAAAGTGCTAGAGCTCTAGTAAGGAAGATACAAAGAGAGAGAAAGTTAACTACACTAATAGTATCCCATGATCCAGCAGACATATTTGCAATAGCAAATAAGGCTGGAGTTATTGTTCATGGAAAATTCGCTCAAATAGGTAGTCCGACTGAAATATATGAGTATCCTGCAACAGATCTAATAGCTAGACTAACCGGTGAAATAAACTTGCTACAAGCAAAGGTGATGGAAAATAATGCGACGTTAGGTAACCTAAAAATACCTCTAAATAATGTGGAACTAAAAGGAATGAACAATATAATTATAGGAATAAGGCCAGATGATTTAACACTTTCTGACACTTCACTAGATAAATATATAGACGCGGGTATTGTAAAAGTAAAGTTAGTAAGCTATGGTGCTGGTATATTTAAGATAGTAGTATCTCCAATTACTGACGAAAATATAGATATAATAGTGGATGCAGAAGAACCATTAGAGACTGGAATTGAAACTCATCTATTAATTAAATCAGGTAAAGTAAAGATATTCGATATAAATGGGAGTAATTTGCTTACGGGTAAAACGCAAATCATAAAGTAG
- a CDS encoding cyclase family protein, with product MIKELFDQMSKGNLLLIDMSYEMFNGMQTYIGDPPFKHEYFRKGNKYGEVTLSTLYMGLHSGTHIDLPLHFVPNGESVEKFNIMQFIGYGNVLDLSYKKLGEPISSNDLKKFDDRIKENYVVMLYTGFSAMRGKEDFLYNWPYLDSNGADYLVSKKIRAVGIESMSIAGWAGKEYPPRTNWDEVVYVHHKLLSNGIIVLESVNNMRKVLEECKNGEALFFYAPLKIVGAEGGPIRLFAICEKK from the coding sequence ATGATTAAGGAGTTATTCGATCAAATGTCAAAGGGTAACTTATTATTAATAGATATGAGTTACGAAATGTTTAATGGGATGCAGACCTATATTGGAGATCCACCATTTAAACATGAATACTTTAGGAAAGGTAATAAGTACGGCGAAGTCACACTTTCAACATTGTACATGGGACTACATTCTGGTACCCATATAGACCTTCCTTTACATTTCGTACCTAATGGGGAAAGTGTTGAGAAATTTAACATAATGCAATTTATAGGTTATGGAAACGTTTTAGACTTAAGCTATAAGAAGTTAGGAGAACCAATATCTAGCAACGATCTAAAGAAGTTTGATGACAGGATAAAAGAGAATTACGTTGTAATGCTCTACACTGGTTTCTCAGCAATGAGGGGTAAAGAAGATTTCTTGTACAATTGGCCTTACCTTGATTCTAATGGTGCTGATTATTTAGTGAGTAAGAAGATAAGGGCAGTGGGGATAGAAAGCATGAGTATTGCCGGTTGGGCAGGAAAGGAGTATCCTCCTAGAACAAACTGGGATGAGGTAGTATACGTACATCATAAGTTACTTAGTAACGGCATAATAGTATTGGAAAGTGTGAACAATATGAGGAAAGTGTTAGAAGAGTGTAAAAATGGTGAGGCATTGTTCTTCTATGCACCTCTAAAAATTGTTGGCGCTGAGGGAGGGCCAATTAGGTTATTTGCTATTTGTGAGAAAAAGTGA
- a CDS encoding dihydrodipicolinate synthase family protein, with the protein MRLEGVVVPLITPFLEDYSIDKEGLKWLVSYLSENGVNGIFVNSSVGEFASLTLDEMKLVAKIALDSRRSDNTLIFAGASTNFTEETIKLAKDFKDMGVDAIVVMAPYFFKVREKELLNHFSMIAEKVDIPLIIYNIPLFTGINIPIFVYKTLVSQYSNIIGTKVTLDSLIFFKQLISEIREIRKDFSILTGFDEYLLPLLYMGGNGGVMGLANAIPKLHLKVYESWKNGNLSDANKYWVDVLNITDIYDYCNSYTASIKLLLKVLNMPIKNVVRPPLTICEEENKIRERIKDLSLFLTNSK; encoded by the coding sequence ATGAGATTAGAAGGTGTAGTAGTTCCATTAATTACACCATTTTTAGAGGACTACTCAATAGATAAAGAAGGTCTTAAATGGCTAGTATCCTACTTAAGTGAAAATGGGGTTAATGGAATATTTGTAAATTCAAGTGTGGGTGAGTTCGCTAGCTTAACTTTAGATGAAATGAAACTCGTGGCGAAGATAGCCTTAGATTCTAGAAGAAGCGATAATACGCTAATTTTCGCTGGAGCTTCTACCAACTTCACAGAGGAAACCATAAAGTTAGCTAAGGATTTTAAGGATATGGGAGTTGACGCTATAGTAGTTATGGCCCCATATTTCTTTAAAGTAAGAGAAAAAGAGTTATTAAACCACTTTTCCATGATCGCTGAGAAAGTAGACATTCCCCTTATAATATATAATATACCCCTCTTCACTGGAATTAATATACCAATCTTCGTTTACAAGACATTAGTATCTCAATACTCTAACATAATTGGAACTAAAGTAACCTTAGACAGCCTAATTTTCTTCAAGCAGTTGATTAGCGAAATAAGGGAAATTAGAAAGGATTTTTCCATACTTACGGGATTTGACGAGTACCTATTACCACTTCTATACATGGGTGGTAACGGTGGGGTAATGGGACTAGCCAACGCTATACCGAAGCTCCATTTGAAGGTATACGAAAGTTGGAAAAACGGTAATCTTTCGGACGCTAACAAATACTGGGTTGACGTGTTAAATATAACTGACATTTACGACTACTGTAACTCATACACCGCGTCAATAAAACTACTGTTAAAGGTATTAAACATGCCTATAAAAAATGTAGTAAGGCCACCTTTAACAATATGCGAAGAAGAAAATAAGATACGGGAGAGAATTAAAGATCTTTCACTTTTTCTCACAAATAGCAAATAA
- a CDS encoding DMT family transporter — MRDKIILFLGGIAFGTAAIFVKFCSITPPFITFLRFLIAGILLLPFVLKRRRKIFLKRFILPSLFLSLHMLFFVSSVFLTTIASSTILVSTSPIFAMLFKKKIDPFIIMAILGIFVMNFNTSFGYIFGNILAILSAISFAIYTYLLSRLNYDFLSTIPIIYLISSIFMIPVLPFYGLGDINLTSILAVLGLVLVPTLIGHGSVIYTANKLPISLVTSAELIEPVVATILAILIFHQIPDIQEIVGGTITLISIYFAFRR; from the coding sequence ATGAGAGATAAAATAATTTTATTTTTAGGAGGTATAGCCTTTGGAACAGCTGCAATCTTTGTAAAATTTTGTAGTATAACTCCTCCCTTTATAACTTTTCTAAGATTTTTAATAGCAGGGATTCTTCTTCTTCCATTCGTGTTAAAGAGAAGAAGGAAAATCTTCTTAAAACGATTTATCTTACCATCTCTGTTTCTTTCTCTTCACATGTTATTCTTTGTTTCTAGTGTATTTCTAACTACAATAGCTTCTTCGACTATTTTAGTTTCTACTAGCCCGATATTTGCAATGTTATTCAAGAAGAAAATTGATCCCTTCATAATTATGGCAATCTTAGGGATATTTGTAATGAATTTTAATACCTCATTCGGATACATTTTTGGCAATATACTTGCTATACTATCCGCAATTTCCTTTGCCATCTATACATATCTTCTTTCTAGACTAAATTATGATTTTCTTTCAACCATACCTATTATTTATTTAATATCCTCTATTTTCATGATCCCAGTCCTTCCATTTTATGGTTTAGGTGACATTAACCTAACATCAATATTAGCTGTGCTAGGTTTAGTGCTAGTTCCTACTCTTATTGGTCATGGTTCAGTCATATATACTGCAAATAAGTTACCGATCAGTTTAGTTACTTCTGCTGAATTGATTGAACCAGTTGTCGCTACAATATTAGCAATACTTATATTTCACCAAATACCAGATATACAAGAAATCGTAGGAGGAACAATAACCTTGATTTCTATATATTTTGCATTCAGACGATAA
- the glcS gene encoding glucose ABC transporter substrate-binding protein GlcS: protein MSRRRLYKAISRTAIIIIVVVIIIAAIAGGLAAYYSSSKPPATSTSLTSTSSSLSVTTSSTTSTLSSITTTTSTASSYVVDFINPWGAEDPVGLKWIGGNFSIYYPGYSVQFTSLPGASGVEERYVVINDIEAGKLQGIFWAHGGPEVLSYVELLPSPHDLYNMTPLLAQEGLFQKGVTEALMAISYNGTIFGSPTNVHRAEELYFNPQILKKYNLPIPTNLSLLIYDTQQLEAHGINPWAMSGAEGGYEQLHLWFAIFLSVAAQYYGAAGAAKLSNELMYGVLNLNNATVQKIINETDNVFLQFVGQNAVIPSWQSQSIWSALALVIKGQTVFEAGGNWLAEYAAIWYNTTTYPATQPYLSWSNVTLMAMPFPGTQGIYVIDMDSVAIPTVNNPQEQAAINFAKFWTSYEGQKIWTYYKGVSVWANSTDYYATPMQWYDYQSLLNTPPQNFTWAFADGTLFDDVFYFLIAQELNLQEQGSSYIPTFNAALFKAENMTFHEWQIAAKDGFGFVGQRGNPFGDYLPPWVNPSTYTYNSSYTPSFLLTPPHYLLPYLKKLGQQQDANKVNGINYYIINSVNLLPYPLLIVLMVYLDQTRYKYIINTFVNKINFFSNVFLSKFLISNSTLYLGV from the coding sequence ATGTCTAGGCGTAGATTATACAAGGCGATATCTAGAACAGCAATAATAATAATTGTAGTAGTAATCATAATTGCAGCAATTGCTGGAGGTCTTGCAGCATATTATAGCTCTAGCAAACCACCCGCTACCAGTACGAGTTTAACCAGTACGAGTAGCAGTTTATCCGTGACGACTTCTTCTACAACTTCTACCTTATCTTCTATTACGACAACGACGTCAACTGCTTCATCATATGTAGTAGACTTTATAAATCCGTGGGGTGCTGAAGACCCTGTAGGACTAAAATGGATTGGAGGAAATTTCTCAATTTACTACCCTGGCTATTCAGTGCAATTCACATCATTACCAGGAGCTAGTGGTGTAGAGGAGAGGTATGTTGTAATTAACGATATTGAGGCTGGTAAGCTACAGGGTATCTTTTGGGCTCATGGAGGCCCAGAAGTACTTTCCTATGTGGAACTATTACCTAGCCCCCACGATTTATACAATATGACCCCACTGTTAGCCCAAGAGGGATTATTCCAGAAGGGTGTCACGGAAGCACTTATGGCTATATCTTATAATGGTACAATATTCGGCTCTCCAACAAACGTGCACAGAGCAGAGGAGTTATACTTCAATCCTCAAATCCTTAAGAAATACAATTTACCAATTCCTACCAATTTAAGTTTACTAATCTATGATACTCAACAATTAGAAGCACATGGAATAAATCCGTGGGCAATGTCTGGCGCTGAAGGTGGATATGAACAATTACATTTGTGGTTCGCAATATTCCTATCTGTAGCTGCGCAATACTATGGAGCTGCAGGAGCTGCTAAATTATCAAATGAGTTAATGTATGGAGTGCTTAACTTAAATAACGCAACAGTTCAAAAGATTATTAACGAAACTGATAACGTATTCTTGCAGTTTGTAGGTCAGAACGCTGTAATTCCAAGCTGGCAAAGTCAATCTATATGGTCCGCTTTAGCATTGGTAATAAAGGGACAAACTGTATTCGAAGCTGGTGGCAATTGGCTTGCTGAATATGCAGCAATATGGTACAATACTACTACTTATCCTGCGACACAGCCATATCTAAGCTGGTCCAATGTCACATTAATGGCAATGCCATTCCCTGGTACACAAGGTATTTACGTTATAGATATGGACTCTGTTGCAATACCTACTGTTAATAATCCGCAAGAACAAGCAGCTATAAACTTCGCAAAATTCTGGACTTCGTATGAAGGGCAGAAAATATGGACGTATTACAAGGGTGTGTCAGTATGGGCTAATTCAACAGATTACTATGCTACTCCAATGCAGTGGTATGATTATCAATCTTTACTAAATACTCCGCCTCAGAACTTCACATGGGCGTTCGCTGATGGTACACTATTTGATGATGTGTTCTACTTCCTCATAGCACAAGAACTGAACTTGCAGGAGCAAGGTTCATCATATATTCCCACATTTAACGCAGCTCTATTCAAAGCTGAAAATATGACATTCCATGAATGGCAAATAGCTGCGAAAGATGGTTTCGGCTTCGTAGGACAAAGAGGAAATCCATTTGGTGATTATCTACCACCATGGGTTAATCCAAGTACTTACACATATAATTCAAGCTATACACCATCATTCTTACTAACACCACCTCATTACTTATTACCATACTTAAAGAAACTTGGACAACAGCAAGATGCTAATAAGGTTAATGGTATAAATTACTATATTATCAATAGTGTCAATTTGCTACCATATCCATTGCTAATTGTACTAATGGTATATTTGGATCAAACTAGATATAAATATATTATAAATACGTTCGTAAATAAGATAAACTTTTTTTCGAATGTATTTTTATCTAAATTTTTAATCTCAAATTCTACTTTATACTTAGGTGTTTAA
- a CDS encoding ABC transporter permease, protein MVNVLEYITTMLELELRKIKNDRTELYTRAIQPILWLVLYGTVIGRIRAIPTGGIPYIDYITPAIIIQSSTFISIFYGLTLVWERESGILKKLITTPLPRYSIVVGRSLASGIRSLFQIIIITTIALLLGVKFYNVFYFLIASLIIFFMSSGFASLSVVIASFMKTRERFMGIGQAITMPLFFASSGLYPIELMPKVLQYIALGNPLTYIIDICRRLMITGNMDSIVGDVLAILIFNITMYILASIRFKKIIE, encoded by the coding sequence TTGGTTAACGTACTAGAGTATATAACTACAATGCTTGAGCTGGAATTAAGGAAAATAAAGAACGATCGAACTGAGCTATATACTAGAGCAATACAACCAATATTGTGGTTAGTACTTTACGGTACAGTGATAGGTAGAATTAGAGCAATACCAACGGGTGGTATACCCTATATTGATTACATAACTCCTGCAATAATTATTCAATCCTCGACATTCATCTCGATATTTTACGGTTTAACCTTGGTTTGGGAGAGGGAATCTGGAATATTGAAAAAGTTAATAACTACTCCATTGCCTAGGTATTCTATAGTCGTAGGTAGATCTTTAGCGTCTGGAATAAGAAGCCTATTTCAAATAATAATTATAACAACAATAGCGCTCCTACTCGGCGTTAAATTCTACAATGTATTTTACTTTCTTATTGCCTCTTTGATTATATTTTTCATGTCTAGTGGCTTTGCCTCACTATCAGTCGTAATAGCCTCTTTCATGAAAACCAGAGAGAGGTTTATGGGAATAGGACAAGCAATTACCATGCCCTTATTCTTTGCAAGTAGCGGGCTATATCCCATAGAACTAATGCCAAAAGTACTCCAATACATCGCCTTAGGTAATCCATTAACTTATATTATAGATATTTGCAGACGGTTAATGATAACCGGTAACATGGATAGTATAGTAGGTGATGTTTTAGCCATTTTAATATTTAATATAACGATGTATATCTTAGCATCTATAAGGTTTAAGAAGATAATAGAGTAG
- the glcU gene encoding glucose ABC transporter permease GlcU, with protein MERSVSKGSYIASSIKYALLEIVAAILVIMWLVPLYAMILGGLKSNLEAASTPILLPPSKPSLDAYAFAWFGYATIPGLEPTLLRYLLVVIPSVLLSVVIGTMTAYFFFVLSEKHGVMSNALFSIMALATFLPIETVTFPLIELETSLNVYNTYIGLIFAMLVFYVPTSALLMSIFLPVVPKYLIESARMDGAGDWTILWRVVFPLIFPGFLSTLIFVFLQIWNEFFIPLILTNTPNMLMLPVAARFYTAAYALIYNRSFAAGVISSLIPLIIFIFLGRYFIRGLAALGGGAKGV; from the coding sequence ATGGAAAGATCTGTAAGTAAAGGCAGTTATATAGCAAGTTCGATTAAGTACGCGTTATTAGAAATAGTAGCTGCAATACTCGTTATCATGTGGTTGGTTCCACTTTACGCCATGATTTTAGGGGGATTGAAATCCAATTTAGAAGCAGCCAGTACTCCAATACTTCTTCCTCCATCTAAACCATCACTAGACGCATATGCCTTTGCTTGGTTTGGATATGCAACTATTCCCGGACTGGAACCTACATTGTTAAGATATCTCCTTGTAGTTATACCATCCGTCCTATTATCGGTAGTGATAGGGACAATGACCGCTTATTTCTTCTTCGTACTTAGTGAGAAACATGGAGTTATGAGCAATGCCTTATTTTCCATAATGGCCCTAGCAACCTTCCTTCCCATAGAAACAGTGACGTTTCCATTGATTGAGTTAGAGACTTCGCTAAACGTTTACAATACTTATATAGGGTTGATATTTGCTATGCTAGTATTCTATGTGCCTACTTCTGCATTATTAATGTCAATATTTCTTCCCGTGGTTCCTAAGTACTTAATAGAATCAGCTAGAATGGATGGGGCTGGAGACTGGACTATATTATGGAGAGTGGTTTTTCCATTAATATTCCCTGGATTTCTATCAACTTTAATATTCGTTTTCTTACAGATTTGGAACGAGTTCTTCATACCATTAATACTTACAAATACGCCAAACATGTTAATGTTACCAGTAGCAGCTAGATTCTACACTGCTGCCTATGCGTTAATTTACAATAGGTCATTTGCAGCTGGAGTTATTTCTTCCTTAATACCGTTGATAATATTTATATTTCTTGGAAGATATTTTATACGTGGGTTAGCAGCACTGGGTGGAGGAGCTAAAGGGGTGTAA